One Ricinus communis isolate WT05 ecotype wild-type chromosome 1, ASM1957865v1, whole genome shotgun sequence DNA window includes the following coding sequences:
- the LOC8259859 gene encoding beta-glucosidase 11 isoform X2: protein MVLQGKKFGFIGINLFVYGVVPLTNSREDVLATQRANDFFVGLIMNPLVFGDYPDTVKKNGGIRLPVFTNYECRMVKGSFDFLGVNHYSTIYVKDNSDTLKSENRDFLADMAVKIVYGMPASAHENPRDSSLEDIPRVTYIHSYMGSLLDAVRNGSNARGYFTWSFLDVFELIDGYNSIFGLYYGDLEDPELKRYPKLSAHWYSHFLKGGSVSSDKFIQLGKDSSLLSKNRFFQ from the exons ATGGTGTTGCAGGGCAAGAAATTTGGATTTATTGGGATAAATCTGTTTGTATATGGGGTTGTTCCTCTAACAAACTCAAGAGAGGATGTTCTTGCAACTCAAAGAGCTAATGACTTTTTTGTTGGCTT GATAATGAATCCTTTGGTGTTTGGAGACTACCCTGATACagtaaagaaaaatggagGCATAAGACTACCAGTGTTCACCAATTATGAATGCAGAATGGTTAAGGGTTcgtttgattttcttggagTGAATCATTACTCCACAATTTATGTCAAAGACAACTCGGACACCTTGAAATCCGAAAATAGAGATTTTCTGGCAGATATGGCAGTAAAAATAG TGTATGGGATGCCTGCATCAGCACATGAG AACCCGCGAGATTCATCATTGGAAGACATTCCTAGGGTGACATATATCCATTCATACATGGGGAGTCTGCTGGATGCCGTCAG GAATGGATCAAATGCAAGAGGCTATTTTACGTGGTCTTTCTTGGATGTATTCGAGCTCATTGATGGCTACAATTCAATCTTTGGCTTGTATTATGGGGATCTAGAGGATCCTGAATTGAAGAGATACCCCAAGCTCTCTGCACATTGGTACTCTCACTTTTTGAAAGGAGGAAGCGTCAGTTCTGATAAATTTATCCAACTTGGCAAAGATTCTTCACTTCTCTCCAAGAACCGCTTCTTTCAGTAG
- the LOC8259859 gene encoding beta-glucosidase 11 isoform X1 — MVLQGKKFGFIGINLFVYGVVPLTNSREDVLATQRANDFFVGLIMNPLVFGDYPDTVKKNGGIRLPVFTNYECRMVKGSFDFLGVNHYSTIYVKDNSDTLKSENRDFLADMAVKIVYGMPASAHEQNPRDSSLEDIPRVTYIHSYMGSLLDAVRNGSNARGYFTWSFLDVFELIDGYNSIFGLYYGDLEDPELKRYPKLSAHWYSHFLKGGSVSSDKFIQLGKDSSLLSKNRFFQ; from the exons ATGGTGTTGCAGGGCAAGAAATTTGGATTTATTGGGATAAATCTGTTTGTATATGGGGTTGTTCCTCTAACAAACTCAAGAGAGGATGTTCTTGCAACTCAAAGAGCTAATGACTTTTTTGTTGGCTT GATAATGAATCCTTTGGTGTTTGGAGACTACCCTGATACagtaaagaaaaatggagGCATAAGACTACCAGTGTTCACCAATTATGAATGCAGAATGGTTAAGGGTTcgtttgattttcttggagTGAATCATTACTCCACAATTTATGTCAAAGACAACTCGGACACCTTGAAATCCGAAAATAGAGATTTTCTGGCAGATATGGCAGTAAAAATAG TGTATGGGATGCCTGCATCAGCACATGAG CAGAACCCGCGAGATTCATCATTGGAAGACATTCCTAGGGTGACATATATCCATTCATACATGGGGAGTCTGCTGGATGCCGTCAG GAATGGATCAAATGCAAGAGGCTATTTTACGTGGTCTTTCTTGGATGTATTCGAGCTCATTGATGGCTACAATTCAATCTTTGGCTTGTATTATGGGGATCTAGAGGATCCTGAATTGAAGAGATACCCCAAGCTCTCTGCACATTGGTACTCTCACTTTTTGAAAGGAGGAAGCGTCAGTTCTGATAAATTTATCCAACTTGGCAAAGATTCTTCACTTCTCTCCAAGAACCGCTTCTTTCAGTAG